In the genome of Populus trichocarpa isolate Nisqually-1 chromosome 10, P.trichocarpa_v4.1, whole genome shotgun sequence, the window atcttAAACTTTTGAGAAAAATGATCGAACTTCAAAACTTATGATGAATTTGGTACTTGAGATagttatttgatcataatttttatttttattattgatactGTAGCATGTGAGCTTTAAGGAGCAGAAGAGCTAGCACTGTCatacaaacatatataaaaacaacGTCTGAGAACCCCACTACGACCCCTCCTACCATATAAGCTATAAAGCTCCCTCTTGAAGCATAAAAACACTTACTttgacctctctctctctctctctctctctctctctctctttctcaagGGAACAAGAAAAGGATACTGGCAAAAAGTAGCAAAAATGGTTACAGAAGAGAAATCCCACAAGTACCCAACAATGCCAGAGGTAGAAATTAATCTCAATTAAGCACAACCAGAAAATCTTCTCCTTGATTTCTTAATAAGCATACTGACGCCAGCActtgttattttgtttatccTTCTTCTTTCCATTAGGTGGTGGAGGAGCTAAAAAGAATGACAGACATAGGCTTCCCTATAGCAGCTTTGAGCTTGGTGGGGTATCTCAAAAACATGATCTTAGTAGTCTGCATGGGAAGACTAGGAAGCTTGGAGCTCGCAGGAGGTGCCTTAGCTATTGGATTCACCAACATCAGTGGCTACTCAGTTCTTTCCGGCCTAGCGATGGGGATGGAGCCTCTATGTAGTCAAGCATTTGGTTCGAGAAATCTATTAGTAGCATCTCATACTCTAAGAAGAACAATTCTTATGTTACTACTTGCTTCAATACCTATTGGCTTGTTATGGGTCAATCTTGAACCCCTCTTGCTTAGCCTCCATCAAGATCCTGACATAACCAGAATCGCAAGTTTATACTGTCGATTTTCCATTCCTGATCTTATTGCTAATAGCCTCCTGCACCCTCTACGAATTTACTTGCGCAGTAAAGGAACTACATGGCCGTTAATGTGGTGCACCCTGGTCTCCGTTGTTCTGCATGTTCCTGTCACCATATTTCTAGCCTTCACTCTTTGTCTTGGAGTCCCTGGAATTGCAATTTCTACTTTTATCACTAATTTCAACACCCTCTTGTTCCTCGTATGCTACATGTATTTATTCAGTCGGGCCACTGAGGAGGAGCCCTCGTCCACACCCCTAATTAGACAACAACCATTTCTATCATCTCCTTCTACTTCACTAAGAAAGGAATGGGGAATCCTACTCCGGCTTGCCATCCCAAGTTGCATAGCTGTTTGTTTAGAGTGGTGGTGGTATGAGTTCATGACAATTCTAGCTGGTTACTTGCACAACCCTCAAGCCGCTCTAGCAACATCAGCTATTATAATTCAGACCACATCCCTAATGTACACGTTGCCAACATCACTGAGTGCATCGGTGTCGACTCGGGTGGGCAACGAGCTTGGAGCAGGCAGGCCACAGAAAGCTCGTTTGGCCACGGTGGTTGCAATAGGCTTAGCCTTATTAAGCTCATTGCTTGGTTTGCTATGGACCATCCTAGGGAGAGAAGCATGGGGGAAAGTTTTTACAAAAGATGATGAGGTTCTCGAGCTAACTATGGTTGTACTGCCCATAATTGGATTATGTGAGCTTGCAAATTGTCCACAAACGACAAGCTGTGGAATTTTAAGAGGGAGTGCTAGGCCCGGCATCGGGGCAGGGATTAACTTTTACTCCTTTTACATGGTGGGTGCACCTGTGGCCATAGGCCTAGCCTTTGTTTGGAAACTAGGGTTTGTGGGTCTATGTTATGGTCTTCTAGCGGCTCAAGTTGTATGTGTGGTCTCAATTTTAACAGTAGTATACAAGACAGATTGGGATAGAGAATCTTTAAAGGCCAAAGAACTGGTTGGCAAGACTGGTGCCTTGGCACATGAACATGCAGACCATATAGCCAAATGTGAAGAAGGAGAAGGGCTAAGTTTCGGGTGAAGAGCGAGAAAAAGATGGAGGCATTTTGGCCGATCGAAGGAACACGAACAAAAAGAAGTGCGGCAATATTAACaggactagaaaaaaaaagggttcaaataacacttttcatctTCATTATTGCAACTCCATCCATTATTCTAGCAATTCTACTGTACTTGTTTCCTCTGCTTAGCTttgtcttttctaatttttgtccCTACGTA includes:
- the LOC7475902 gene encoding protein DETOXIFICATION 55, producing the protein MVTEEKSHKYPTMPEVVEELKRMTDIGFPIAALSLVGYLKNMILVVCMGRLGSLELAGGALAIGFTNISGYSVLSGLAMGMEPLCSQAFGSRNLLVASHTLRRTILMLLLASIPIGLLWVNLEPLLLSLHQDPDITRIASLYCRFSIPDLIANSLLHPLRIYLRSKGTTWPLMWCTLVSVVLHVPVTIFLAFTLCLGVPGIAISTFITNFNTLLFLVCYMYLFSRATEEEPSSTPLIRQQPFLSSPSTSLRKEWGILLRLAIPSCIAVCLEWWWYEFMTILAGYLHNPQAALATSAIIIQTTSLMYTLPTSLSASVSTRVGNELGAGRPQKARLATVVAIGLALLSSLLGLLWTILGREAWGKVFTKDDEVLELTMVVLPIIGLCELANCPQTTSCGILRGSARPGIGAGINFYSFYMVGAPVAIGLAFVWKLGFVGLCYGLLAAQVVCVVSILTVVYKTDWDRESLKAKELVGKTGALAHEHADHIAKCEEGEGLSFG